The DNA window GCGGAGCTGAAGCTCAACCTGTACCTGCTCTACTTCGAGACCTCCTTCGCCTATCGCGCCCACCCGTTGCTCGCCGCGTCCGGAGGCACGCTCGATTCGAGCGACGTGGATCAACTGGTCCGGTTCGCGCGCCGCCATCACGTCGAGCTGGTTCCGGAGCAGCAGACCACAGGACACATGCAGACGATCCTCAGGCAGGAGCACTATCAGCCGCTCGCCGAGTTTCCTCACGGCTCGACGATTGCGCCCGGTCCCGACGCGGACGCGTTCGTGGGCTCGATGGTGAGCGAGCTCGCACCTCTGTTTCCCGGGCCGTGGATCCATCTGGGCGGAGACGAGCCCGGCGACCTCGGCCAGGGACGCAGCCGTTCGCGAGTCGAGTCCGAGGGCCCGGACGGGCTGTTCCTCGATCACGTGAGTCATCTGGCGGCGATCGCCCGGGCCCACGGCAAGCGGGCGATGATCTGGGGCGACGCGATCGTGGACCATCCCGAGTGGGCGAGTCGTTTTCCCCGGGACGTCGCGATTACGAGCTGGTGTTACGACTCGCAGAAGGACTATTCGCGCTGGATCAATCCTTTCGTCGCCGCTCAGCTCCAGCTGTTCGTGTGCCCGGGGGCGCTCAACTGGAACCGCGTCTTCCCGAATCTCGACATTGCGCTGCCCTGCATCCGCGATTTCGTCGCGCAGGGCCGGAAGGCCGGGGTCGCGGGCGCGATCACCTGCGTGTGGGCCGACAATGGCGATGCGCCGTTCGACCTGTGCTGGTACGCGCTGGCTGGTGGCGCCGCAGCCGCATGGCAGGAGGGCGCGCTGGATACCACGCGCCTGCACGACGCATTCGATTGGTGGCTGCTCCGCTCACCGGGAACCGAGCTCGCGGACGCGATCGCCCGGCTGCAGCAGATCCATCGCACGGTGCAGTCCGCTACGCGCTACGACGCCAACCTCGCGCTCTACTGGCAGCACCCGTTCGGCTCCCCGCTCGACAACCAGATGTCGGCGTCGCTTGCTCCCGCCAGCGGGATCGTCTGCCAGCTGGCTGAGGACGCGCGCCTCCGGATCGCGCGCGCCCGGGAGCGGGCCGCCGTGAATCGCGAGATGCTCGACACGTACGACTTCGCTGCCGAACGGATGCACGCGATCGGAATGCGGGCTCGCGTCGCCCGGGACGTCGCCGCGGGGTTTCGGGAATTGCAGGCGTCGGCAGCCGCGCGTCAATCCGCCGAATGGAAACACTCGATGGAGCGCATCAACGCGGCGCTGGTCGAGGGGCGTGAGACGACGCTGGCGCTCCGCGACGAGCAGGAACGACTCTGGCGGCGAGACAATCGTCCCTATTGGCTCGGGAATCTCCTCGCCCTCTACGATCGAGACGCGCAACTCTGGCTGGCCGAAACCGATCGCTTTCGCGAGTGTGATCTGCGCGTCCGCCTCGGCCGCTCACTGCCGGCCGCCGATGAGCTCGAGCTCATGCCCTGAGTCGGTTAAAGCGCGGCGGGCGAGGCGAGGCGCGCGCGCCCGCCCGCGCGAAACCTGGTCTAGCCGTGCGTCGGCGAAACACTTGAAGAGAAACCTTTGACACCGGCGGTGAGGCTCGGGATCGGCTGCAATTTCCGGAGCGGGACCCGTCCTATGGCTGAACCTCGGCGAGGACGAATCCAGCATCTCGCCGCTCGAGCGTCCCCTCCCAGTAGGCCGACGGTTGCTTCGCGTCGTAGAACCACCTGGCCCGGGTCCCGTTCATCGTCTTGAAAAGGACCGGTAACGACGCGGTCCCCGACGCTGCGGAGCGATCATGAACGGCACCGTGGACGCGAGCCCCCGGCGTCGCCCCGGGATCGAGCGTCATCTGGCCCCAGACGTGGACGCGCTTGCCAACGAGCGACGAACCCCATCTGAGGACGTAAGGCACATCAACGAACGAGTACCGCGTGGTTTCAGCCAGGATCGACGACGGCGAGGTGGCTGCCACGGAAAGGGCGTCCAACCGACTCCGCAACAGTCGTTCGACGCACTCGTGCACGAGCGAGTCCCCATTCGAGCAGTCGTTGCGCTGCCTCACGAACGGGGACTCCGTGTCCACCAGGGCCTGCCTGTCGCGGCCGGTTAACGTGCGTTCCAGTCTTGCCGTCAGGCTATCGACGCTGGCCGTGAGTTGCGTGAGATCCGCTGATGCGCACGTCTCGCGCTCCGCGGCGCCGAGATGTCCGCTCCGGCAATCGACGGAAGCGGGGACCGTTTGCGCGGCCGCTTCGGACGAGAGCACCGCTCCCGCAACAAGAAGAGCGCTCAACCCGCGGAACATTTCGCTCCTCCCCCATCGCCCTGCGGATCCAGCGACCCCGCGAGCAACGACCACGATCCTGCTCGAGAATACGACCTCGAACACGCTTCTCGGTAGTGGCCAGCGGCGGGTGAAGGTCGGGGCGCATCGCCTCGAGCCGTCGACGCTCAGCTGGAACGGCGCGATCGCATTCGACGCATCTACCGATATTTCAGCTTGATCTGGCCCCAGGTCTGATTCCGCACCGGCGTGAAGCAGCACAGATCGGAAGGGAATCGCGGGATGAT is part of the Candidatus Sulfotelmatobacter sp. genome and encodes:
- a CDS encoding glycoside hydrolase family 20 zincin-like fold domain-containing protein, whose translation is MLRLLPEPRHLTPGEGRLPLGEGVRIAVAGDDEEDGFAARLLSDEIRRACGVTPAIVKGGAGTIVLSRDPNARELGEEGYRLTVNARGARATAATAAGLYYAVQTLRQLVEPDGLDAVAIEDVPSLRWRGVHDDLSRGPLPTLETLERRIRTAAELKLNLYLLYFETSFAYRAHPLLAASGGTLDSSDVDQLVRFARRHHVELVPEQQTTGHMQTILRQEHYQPLAEFPHGSTIAPGPDADAFVGSMVSELAPLFPGPWIHLGGDEPGDLGQGRSRSRVESEGPDGLFLDHVSHLAAIARAHGKRAMIWGDAIVDHPEWASRFPRDVAITSWCYDSQKDYSRWINPFVAAQLQLFVCPGALNWNRVFPNLDIALPCIRDFVAQGRKAGVAGAITCVWADNGDAPFDLCWYALAGGAAAAWQEGALDTTRLHDAFDWWLLRSPGTELADAIARLQQIHRTVQSATRYDANLALYWQHPFGSPLDNQMSASLAPASGIVCQLAEDARLRIARARERAAVNREMLDTYDFAAERMHAIGMRARVARDVAAGFRELQASAAARQSAEWKHSMERINAALVEGRETTLALRDEQERLWRRDNRPYWLGNLLALYDRDAQLWLAETDRFRECDLRVRLGRSLPAADELELMP